A single genomic interval of Streptomyces sp. NBC_00663 harbors:
- a CDS encoding ABC transporter substrate-binding protein has translation MTGRRRTRSTFLPTLTRPVRATALAAGALVACASLVAGCGVVPGVTGGTGDEPIKIMTWAPMDTNATNKPGMPALAQAYARWINSRGGINGHKLAVLVCNDQNDTVTAAKCAQRAADEGVVAVVGSYSQHGDAFFPTLESADIPYIGGYGITNSEFESPLSFPVNGGQSTLLAGLGKELAGACGPVALVRPDSIAGDELHVMIDSGLKAGGHPAAADQLADEDATEYSAQSARALDHTTTDPAKKGCVVPALGDHTGTFMDSFRRSREDYPAVRTATVLGSVDQTVIDASGGRSGPYEGSYITSWYPPSTDRRWNAMKKVIGKEAFGDNRIDPADAGVQTTWIAYTVLRAVLESLGDGEVTGTAIRKALNGGLKVDTGSLTPTLNWEYENSLAGIGLTRLVNTDVTLQVVRKGRLVAAHPGFTDVRRTLATAEVN, from the coding sequence ATGACCGGCAGGCGACGCACCCGCAGCACCTTCCTCCCCACGCTCACACGTCCCGTCAGAGCAACCGCCCTCGCGGCGGGCGCCCTGGTGGCCTGTGCGTCACTCGTCGCCGGTTGCGGGGTCGTCCCCGGTGTCACGGGGGGCACCGGGGACGAACCCATCAAGATCATGACCTGGGCGCCGATGGACACCAACGCGACCAACAAGCCAGGCATGCCCGCCCTCGCCCAGGCCTACGCCCGCTGGATCAACTCCCGCGGCGGCATCAACGGCCACAAACTCGCCGTCCTGGTCTGCAACGACCAGAACGACACCGTCACCGCCGCCAAGTGCGCCCAGCGCGCGGCGGACGAGGGCGTCGTCGCGGTCGTCGGCTCCTACAGCCAGCACGGCGACGCGTTCTTCCCGACCCTGGAGAGCGCCGACATCCCCTACATCGGCGGCTACGGCATCACCAACTCCGAGTTCGAGAGCCCTCTCTCCTTCCCCGTCAACGGCGGTCAGTCGACCCTGCTGGCCGGGCTCGGCAAGGAACTCGCCGGCGCCTGCGGTCCCGTCGCCCTGGTCCGGCCCGACTCCATAGCGGGCGACGAGCTGCACGTCATGATCGACTCCGGCCTCAAGGCGGGCGGCCATCCCGCCGCCGCGGACCAGCTGGCCGACGAGGACGCCACCGAGTACTCCGCCCAGTCCGCACGCGCCCTCGACCACACGACCACCGACCCCGCGAAGAAGGGCTGTGTGGTGCCCGCCCTCGGCGACCACACCGGCACCTTCATGGACTCCTTCCGGCGCTCGCGCGAGGACTACCCGGCCGTCCGCACGGCCACCGTGCTCGGCAGCGTCGACCAGACGGTGATCGACGCCTCCGGCGGCCGGTCGGGGCCGTACGAGGGGTCGTACATCACCAGCTGGTACCCGCCCTCGACCGACCGGCGCTGGAACGCCATGAAGAAGGTGATCGGGAAGGAGGCCTTCGGCGACAACCGCATCGACCCCGCGGACGCCGGAGTGCAGACCACCTGGATCGCCTACACCGTCCTCAGGGCCGTCCTCGAGTCGCTCGGCGACGGCGAGGTGACCGGCACCGCGATCCGCAAGGCCCTCAACGGCGGTCTGAAGGTCGACACCGGCAGCCTCACGCCGACCCTCAACTGGGAGTACGAGAACAGCCTCGCCGGCATCGGCCTGACCCGCCTCGTCAACACCGACGTGACGCTCCAGGTCGTCCGCAAGGGCCGCCTCGTGGCCGCGCACCCGGGCTTCACCGACGTCCGCAGGACCTTGGCGACCGCCGAGGTCAACTGA
- a CDS encoding SCO4402 family protein, with translation MTVQGSENSSRRGRRSSTMGGMPLNDMPWWRWRSNVRSALHMLSDPGFQRDVWLAGVEGYGDVTDAVYRLVEDTWLDNWSAEKYVGTIFRDSQEAALVDTAVLRVLRIMHQAGPDAPVSVYMENPGWPDAVRAARDAHVRMATADGEDPDAPPRSLQVLHIMTRSA, from the coding sequence ATGACCGTGCAAGGTTCGGAGAACTCTTCCCGTCGCGGCCGTCGCTCATCCACCATGGGCGGTATGCCACTGAACGACATGCCGTGGTGGCGCTGGCGCAGCAATGTGCGCTCCGCGCTGCACATGCTCTCCGACCCCGGGTTCCAGCGGGACGTCTGGCTGGCCGGCGTCGAGGGGTACGGGGACGTCACCGACGCCGTGTACCGCCTCGTCGAGGACACCTGGCTGGACAACTGGTCCGCCGAGAAATACGTCGGCACGATCTTCCGGGACTCCCAGGAGGCGGCCCTCGTCGACACCGCCGTCCTGCGCGTGCTGCGGATCATGCACCAGGCCGGACCGGACGCCCCCGTGTCCGTGTACATGGAGAACCCGGGCTGGCCGGACGCGGTGCGGGCGGCACGGGACGCGCATGTACGGATGGCGACGGCAGACGGGGAGGACCCGGACGCCCCGCCGCGCTCGCTCCAAGTGCTGCACATCATGACCCGGTCCGCGTGA
- the purU gene encoding formyltetrahydrofolate deformylase — MNEQSTRAAAPAEQYVLTLSCPDKQGIVHAVSSYLFMTGCNIEDSQQFGDHDTGLFFMRVHFSAEAPVTVDKLRASFAAIGDSFHMDWQINRAEDKMRVVLMVSKFGHCLNDLLFRARIGALPVEIAAVVSNHTDFAELVGSYDIPFHHIPVTRENKAEAEAELLQLVRERDVELVVLARYMQVLSDDLCKQLSGRIINIHHSFLPSFKGAKPYHQAHARGVKLIGATAHYVTADLDEGPIIEQEVERVGHDVTPDQLVAIGRDVECQALARAVKWHAERRILLNGRRTVVFA, encoded by the coding sequence ATGAACGAGCAGTCCACCCGAGCCGCGGCCCCGGCCGAGCAGTACGTCCTCACCCTGTCCTGCCCCGACAAGCAGGGCATCGTGCACGCCGTGTCGAGCTACCTCTTCATGACCGGTTGCAACATCGAGGACAGCCAGCAGTTCGGCGACCACGACACGGGTCTGTTCTTCATGCGCGTCCACTTCTCGGCCGAGGCGCCGGTGACCGTGGACAAGCTGCGGGCCAGTTTCGCGGCGATCGGTGACTCCTTCCACATGGACTGGCAGATCAACCGGGCCGAGGACAAGATGCGGGTCGTGCTGATGGTCAGCAAGTTCGGGCACTGCCTGAACGACCTGCTGTTCCGCGCCCGGATCGGCGCGCTGCCGGTGGAGATCGCCGCCGTGGTGTCCAACCACACCGACTTCGCCGAGCTCGTGGGGTCGTACGACATTCCCTTCCACCACATTCCGGTGACGAGGGAGAACAAGGCCGAGGCCGAGGCGGAGCTGCTTCAGCTGGTGCGCGAGCGGGACGTCGAGCTGGTCGTGCTCGCCCGGTACATGCAGGTGCTCTCCGACGACCTGTGCAAGCAGCTCAGCGGGCGGATCATCAACATCCACCACTCGTTCCTGCCGAGCTTCAAGGGCGCGAAGCCCTACCACCAGGCGCATGCCCGGGGCGTGAAGCTGATCGGTGCCACCGCGCACTATGTGACCGCCGACCTCGACGAGGGGCCGATCATCGAGCAGGAGGTCGAGCGGGTCGGTCACGACGTCACGCCGGACCAGCTGGTCGCGATCGGGCGGGACGTGGAGTGCCAGGCGCTGGCGCGTGCGGTGAAGTGGCACGCGGAGCGGCGGATCCTGCTCAACGGGCGGCGGACGGTCGTCTTCGCGTAG
- a CDS encoding DUF4097 family beta strand repeat-containing protein, whose protein sequence is MQKFTTPAPVTVVLDVPAGHLRFIAAHRADTTVEIRPANPAKSRDVKAARQTQVACADGVLRINSPTKNQLLGPSGAIEVTVQLPVGSHVEARTASAELRGVGRLGEVTLDTAHGTVKLDETSGARLTLQAGDIVLGRLTGPADLRTQKGDLTVTEATRGTLTLHTEHGDITVGAARDTSATLDAGTSYGRVTNTLRNDGTPALDIHATTSYGDIAARSL, encoded by the coding sequence ATGCAGAAGTTCACCACCCCCGCCCCCGTCACCGTCGTCCTGGACGTCCCCGCCGGGCATCTCCGCTTCATCGCCGCCCACCGCGCCGACACGACCGTCGAGATCCGGCCGGCGAACCCCGCCAAGAGCCGGGACGTCAAGGCGGCGAGGCAGACGCAGGTCGCCTGCGCCGACGGGGTGCTGCGGATCAACAGCCCGACGAAGAACCAGCTCCTCGGCCCCTCGGGGGCGATCGAGGTCACCGTCCAGCTGCCGGTCGGCTCCCATGTCGAGGCGCGGACGGCCAGCGCCGAACTGCGCGGGGTCGGCCGTCTCGGCGAGGTCACCCTCGACACCGCCCACGGCACGGTCAAGCTCGACGAGACCTCCGGCGCCCGCCTCACCCTCCAGGCCGGCGACATCGTCCTCGGCCGCCTGACCGGCCCCGCGGACCTGCGCACCCAGAAGGGCGACCTGACCGTCACGGAGGCCACCCGCGGCACCCTCACCCTGCACACCGAGCACGGCGACATCACCGTCGGCGCCGCCCGCGACACCTCCGCCACCCTCGACGCCGGCACCTCCTACGGCCGGGTCACCAACACCCTCCGGAACGACGGCACCCCCGCGCTCGACATCCACGCCACCACGTCCTACGGCGACATCGCCGCCCGCAGCCTCTGA
- a CDS encoding MDMPI N domain containing protein, with translation MNDNHSEAYDEHEDPEGQDGQDGQANRKEREERPGGTGDVGDAHRGGHEPYGDTPAGPGTPGGPGTPGGPTDGTGSGPSHPHPDQPPRIPLPRASLEDTGQPLPPLEELPKPPPLVLEHPVLKSLLGAWALAACSAEETAAVEDHLGFCGACADEALRLREAVGLLHPPESLDLDPGLRTRVLEGCLDRRPPRIPVPEWAAPYDAEAARLDALLRDMGDAEWHAPVRLRWFEADEATSRRTTVAGVIAHLLTVDGLVALALGLDDPLGDVTARTPTPAARTEAYWRGSHFPPTRSVRAPWREQSHDLVRTVSFTGGGAGKLSVAYGDFELPLHDAMLDRAFECWVHAEDIAEAVDYPYEPPSPRHLNRMIDLAARMLPTALAVRRRYGLASRGVGRHLVPAGAPGRSLRLEIEGRGGGEWLIPLDSPAAVGSAAHEVAHVALDGVEFCQLAAGHVSPEEAAAGQVGDREAIRDVLFAAASLSRM, from the coding sequence GTGAACGACAACCACTCCGAGGCGTACGACGAGCACGAGGACCCGGAGGGACAGGACGGCCAGGACGGCCAGGCGAACCGGAAGGAACGCGAAGAGCGCCCGGGAGGGACGGGAGACGTGGGCGACGCGCACCGCGGGGGCCACGAGCCGTACGGCGACACCCCGGCCGGCCCCGGTACACCCGGCGGCCCCGGCACCCCGGGCGGCCCCACCGACGGCACCGGCTCCGGCCCCTCCCACCCCCACCCCGACCAGCCGCCCCGCATACCGCTCCCCCGCGCCTCCCTCGAGGACACGGGACAGCCGCTGCCCCCGCTGGAGGAGTTGCCGAAGCCTCCGCCGCTGGTCCTGGAGCACCCGGTCCTGAAGTCCCTCCTCGGGGCCTGGGCGCTGGCCGCCTGCTCGGCGGAGGAGACCGCCGCGGTGGAGGACCACCTGGGTTTCTGCGGCGCGTGCGCGGACGAGGCGCTGCGGCTGCGCGAGGCGGTCGGCCTGCTCCACCCGCCCGAGAGCCTCGACCTCGACCCGGGCCTGCGCACCCGCGTACTGGAGGGCTGCCTGGACCGCCGTCCGCCGCGCATCCCGGTACCCGAGTGGGCGGCGCCGTACGACGCCGAGGCCGCCCGCCTCGACGCCCTGCTCCGCGACATGGGCGACGCGGAGTGGCACGCGCCCGTGCGGCTGCGCTGGTTCGAGGCCGACGAGGCGACGAGCCGTCGTACGACCGTCGCCGGTGTGATCGCGCATCTACTCACCGTCGACGGCCTGGTGGCGCTGGCCCTCGGTCTCGACGACCCGTTGGGTGACGTCACCGCGCGAACGCCCACCCCGGCGGCCCGCACCGAGGCGTACTGGCGCGGCTCGCACTTCCCGCCCACCCGTTCCGTGCGCGCCCCGTGGCGCGAGCAGAGCCACGACCTGGTGCGCACGGTGTCGTTCACGGGCGGTGGCGCCGGAAAGCTGTCCGTCGCCTACGGCGACTTCGAACTCCCGCTGCACGACGCGATGCTGGACCGCGCCTTCGAGTGCTGGGTGCACGCGGAGGACATCGCCGAGGCCGTCGACTACCCGTACGAGCCCCCGTCCCCGCGCCATCTCAACCGCATGATCGACCTCGCGGCCCGCATGCTCCCCACCGCGCTGGCGGTCCGGCGGCGCTACGGGCTGGCGTCGCGTGGTGTGGGCCGGCATCTGGTGCCGGCGGGTGCGCCGGGGCGCAGTCTGCGGCTGGAGATCGAGGGGCGGGGCGGCGGCGAGTGGCTGATCCCGCTGGACTCCCCGGCCGCCGTGGGCTCCGCGGCGCACGAGGTGGCCCATGTGGCGCTGGACGGCGTGGAGTTCTGCCAGCTGGCCGCGGGCCATGTGTCACCGGAGGAAGCGGCGGCGGGCCAGGTGGGCGACCGCGAGGCGATCAGGGACGTGCTGTTCGCGGCGGCGTCACTGAGCCGCATGTAG
- a CDS encoding sigma-70 family RNA polymerase sigma factor — protein sequence MAKKDAPPRWDRKMQQRLARGEAAALGELYDRFASLVHGLAHRVLGDERAADGITREVFAHVWEHPETYDPKQGPLRTWVAGLTHRLAVQRLRATETAALAQGGLGSTEELERKVRHASVAARADYIVTSMPAPLRAALELAYFQRRDYRQTAADLGVTEDEARRRLRLGLQLLSTAHDAGAPGAPPGYGGAA from the coding sequence ATGGCGAAGAAGGACGCACCGCCCCGCTGGGACCGCAAGATGCAGCAGCGGCTCGCACGCGGTGAGGCGGCCGCCCTCGGCGAGCTCTACGACCGCTTCGCCTCCCTCGTGCACGGCCTCGCCCACCGCGTCCTCGGCGACGAGCGCGCCGCCGACGGCATCACCCGCGAGGTCTTCGCCCACGTCTGGGAACACCCCGAGACCTACGACCCCAAGCAGGGCCCGCTGCGCACCTGGGTGGCCGGCCTGACCCACCGCCTCGCCGTGCAGCGCCTGCGCGCCACCGAGACCGCCGCGCTCGCCCAGGGCGGCCTCGGCTCCACCGAGGAACTGGAGCGCAAGGTCCGCCACGCCTCCGTCGCCGCCCGCGCCGACTACATCGTCACGTCCATGCCGGCCCCGCTGCGCGCCGCCCTGGAGCTGGCCTACTTCCAGCGCCGCGACTACCGCCAGACCGCCGCCGACCTCGGCGTCACCGAGGACGAGGCCCGCCGTCGCCTCCGCCTGGGCCTGCAACTCCTCTCCACCGCCCATGACGCCGGAGCACCCGGAGCCCCTCCGGGATACGGGGGCGCGGCGTGA
- a CDS encoding STAS domain-containing protein — MVVAFNVTGDQHGDWAVLRVSGELDLVTSPVLRQRVHDVVAEGRHSLVLDLSEVFFCDSSGVGVLIASRRLIRSCQGSLRLILPAQGAPEGSHVNRVLGALGVRRLFDVHLDVDSATEDEAGPLSA, encoded by the coding sequence GTGGTGGTGGCGTTCAACGTGACCGGCGACCAGCACGGGGACTGGGCCGTGCTGCGGGTGTCGGGCGAGCTGGACCTGGTGACGTCGCCGGTGCTGCGCCAGCGGGTGCACGACGTGGTGGCCGAGGGCCGCCACAGTCTCGTCCTCGACCTCTCGGAGGTCTTCTTCTGCGACTCCAGCGGCGTCGGCGTGCTCATCGCCTCCCGGCGTCTGATCCGCTCCTGCCAGGGCAGCCTGCGCCTGATACTGCCCGCCCAGGGGGCACCGGAGGGCTCCCACGTCAACCGGGTGCTGGGCGCGCTGGGAGTACGGCGCCTCTTCGACGTCCACCTCGACGTGGACTCGGCGACGGAGGACGAGGCGGGCCCGCTGTCGGCGTGA
- a CDS encoding EF-hand domain-containing protein, which yields MVSSEYERRIAARFATFDQDGNGYIDRADFSAAAKALLAEFGTAARSDKGQALYGGAEAFWQGMAGIADRDGDQRITRDEFVNGAVKRLRDNPERFAEIARPFLHAALAVADRDGDGTATVEDAARVLRALGAEEGVALAAASALDTDGDGKIAEAEIVPAFARYFTVPE from the coding sequence ATGGTCAGCAGCGAGTACGAGCGCAGGATCGCCGCCCGGTTCGCCACTTTCGACCAGGACGGCAACGGCTACATCGACCGGGCGGACTTCAGCGCGGCGGCCAAGGCGCTGCTCGCGGAGTTCGGGACCGCGGCCCGGTCGGACAAGGGCCAGGCCCTGTACGGCGGCGCGGAGGCGTTCTGGCAGGGCATGGCGGGGATAGCGGACCGGGACGGCGATCAGCGCATCACCCGGGACGAGTTCGTGAACGGGGCCGTCAAGCGGCTGCGGGACAATCCCGAGCGGTTCGCCGAGATCGCCCGCCCCTTCCTGCACGCGGCCCTCGCCGTGGCCGACCGGGACGGTGACGGGACGGCCACCGTCGAGGACGCCGCGCGCGTGCTCAGGGCCCTCGGCGCGGAGGAAGGCGTCGCCCTCGCCGCCGCGAGCGCCCTCGACACCGACGGTGACGGGAAGATCGCCGAGGCCGAGATCGTGCCCGCCTTCGCCCGCTACTTCACCGTCCCGGAATAG
- a CDS encoding class I adenylate-forming enzyme family protein translates to MNETPHSLSSARTLWDLAARRAGLTPDRPVLLQDDRTLTFGELRARAERVAAGLYGMGVRPGTVVAWQLPTRIETALLSFALARLGAVQSPVIPFYRDREVGFALRESKAEYFAVPGVWRGFDYPAMARRLGAKGVFEAYDDLPDGDPATLPAPPAEGTSVRWIYWTSGTTSDPKGVLHTDRSLMAGGSCLAHALRLSAADVGSMAFPYAHIAGPDYTVMLLLYGFPAVMFEQFALPDALEGYRKHGVTVAGGSTAFYSMFLAEQRKQPGTPVIPTLRLLAGGGAPKPPEVYHAVVREMGVQLTHGYGMTEVPMITMGSPDDTTENLATTEGRPPAGMEIRIVDGEVRLRGEAVCQGYLNPAQTAEAFDEEGFLRTGDLGFLKDSGHLVLTGRAKDVIIRKGENISAKEIEDLLAAHPAVGDVAVVGLPDEERGERVCAVIEPAGGGPELTLAAAVSYLRAEGLSVHKLPEQLEVVDALPRNETLRKVLKYKLRERYSGSADADSGSAIPGR, encoded by the coding sequence GTGAACGAGACCCCGCACTCCCTGAGTTCCGCCCGCACCCTCTGGGACCTGGCCGCGCGCCGCGCCGGCCTGACCCCCGACCGTCCGGTCCTCCTCCAGGACGACCGCACCCTGACCTTCGGCGAGCTGCGCGCGCGTGCCGAGCGGGTGGCGGCGGGGCTGTACGGCATGGGCGTGCGTCCGGGCACGGTCGTCGCCTGGCAACTGCCCACCCGGATCGAGACGGCCCTGCTCTCCTTCGCCCTGGCCCGCCTCGGCGCCGTCCAGTCCCCGGTCATCCCCTTCTACCGCGACCGCGAGGTCGGCTTCGCGCTCCGTGAGTCCAAGGCGGAGTACTTCGCCGTACCCGGCGTATGGCGGGGTTTCGACTACCCGGCGATGGCCCGGCGCCTCGGCGCGAAGGGTGTCTTCGAGGCGTACGACGACCTCCCCGACGGCGACCCGGCCACCCTCCCCGCTCCCCCCGCCGAGGGCACCTCGGTGCGCTGGATCTACTGGACCTCGGGCACCACCTCCGACCCCAAGGGCGTCCTGCACACGGACCGCTCACTGATGGCGGGCGGCTCCTGCCTCGCCCACGCACTGCGCCTCTCCGCCGCCGACGTGGGCTCGATGGCCTTCCCGTACGCCCATATCGCGGGCCCCGACTACACGGTGATGCTGCTGCTGTACGGCTTCCCGGCGGTGATGTTCGAGCAGTTCGCGCTGCCGGACGCGCTGGAGGGGTACCGCAAGCACGGGGTGACAGTGGCGGGCGGGTCGACGGCGTTCTACTCGATGTTCCTGGCGGAGCAGCGCAAGCAGCCGGGCACGCCCGTCATCCCCACCCTGCGGCTGCTCGCGGGCGGCGGGGCGCCGAAGCCTCCGGAGGTCTATCACGCGGTCGTGCGCGAGATGGGCGTCCAGCTCACCCACGGGTACGGCATGACCGAGGTGCCGATGATCACGATGGGCTCGCCGGACGACACCACGGAGAACCTCGCGACGACGGAGGGCCGCCCGCCGGCGGGCATGGAGATACGGATCGTGGACGGGGAAGTGCGGCTGCGCGGCGAGGCGGTCTGCCAGGGCTATCTGAACCCGGCGCAGACGGCGGAGGCCTTCGACGAGGAGGGCTTCCTGCGCACCGGCGACCTGGGGTTCCTCAAGGACTCCGGGCATCTGGTCCTCACCGGCCGCGCGAAGGACGTGATCATCCGCAAGGGCGAGAACATCTCGGCGAAGGAGATCGAGGACCTGCTGGCCGCGCACCCGGCGGTGGGGGACGTGGCGGTGGTGGGGCTGCCGGACGAGGAGCGGGGCGAGCGGGTGTGCGCGGTGATCGAACCGGCGGGCGGGGGCCCGGAGTTGACGCTTGCCGCCGCCGTCTCCTACCTCCGCGCGGAAGGGCTGTCGGTCCACAAGCTGCCGGAGCAGCTGGAGGTGGTGGACGCCCTTCCGCGCAACGAGACCCTGCGGAAGGTGCTCAAGTACAAACTGCGCGAGCGTTATTCGGGCTCCGCTGACGCGGATTCCGGTTCCGCTATTCCGGGACGGTGA
- a CDS encoding amidohydrolase family protein, which produces MPTELPRIISVDDHVIEPAHLFETWLPAKYRDRGPQPLTAGIGELAYVGGKYQITMDPDGPPTDWWIYEDLKFPYKRNIAAVGFDRDEMTLEGITREEMRRGCWDPKARLADMDLNHVEASLCFPSFPRFCGQTFAEAHDKEVALACVRAYNDWMVEEWCGGSGGRLIPLCLIPLWDIELAVAEIRRNAARGVRAVTFSEIPTYLGLPSIHSGYWDPFFAVCQETGTVVNMHIGSSSQMPAASPDAPPAVQAALSFNNAMASMMDFLFSGVLVKFPTLKLAYSEGQMGWIPYALERADTVWEEHRAWGGVRDTIPEPPSMYYYRQMYCCFFRDQHGVASLDVVGRDNATFETDYPHVDSTFPHTKEVALDHVKGLDDETVYKLMRGNAIRMLDLDLDRDLDRDLGKGPGE; this is translated from the coding sequence ATGCCGACCGAACTGCCCCGCATCATCAGCGTCGACGACCATGTGATCGAGCCCGCGCACCTCTTCGAGACCTGGCTGCCCGCCAAGTACCGCGACCGCGGACCGCAGCCGCTCACCGCCGGGATCGGCGAACTCGCCTACGTGGGAGGCAAGTACCAGATCACGATGGACCCGGACGGCCCGCCCACCGACTGGTGGATCTACGAGGACCTGAAGTTCCCGTACAAACGCAACATCGCCGCCGTCGGCTTCGACCGGGACGAGATGACCCTGGAGGGGATCACCCGGGAGGAGATGCGGCGCGGCTGCTGGGATCCCAAGGCACGCCTCGCCGACATGGACCTCAACCATGTCGAGGCCAGCCTCTGCTTCCCCTCCTTCCCGCGCTTCTGCGGCCAGACCTTCGCCGAGGCGCACGACAAGGAGGTCGCGCTGGCCTGTGTGCGCGCCTACAACGACTGGATGGTGGAGGAGTGGTGCGGCGGGAGCGGCGGGCGGCTCATCCCGCTGTGCCTGATCCCCTTGTGGGACATCGAGTTGGCGGTCGCCGAGATCCGGCGCAACGCCGCGCGGGGCGTGCGGGCCGTGACCTTCTCCGAGATCCCGACCTATCTCGGCCTGCCGTCCATCCACTCCGGCTACTGGGACCCGTTCTTCGCGGTCTGCCAGGAGACCGGCACGGTCGTCAACATGCACATCGGCAGCAGCTCGCAGATGCCGGCCGCCTCACCCGACGCACCCCCCGCCGTCCAGGCCGCCCTCAGCTTCAACAACGCCATGGCCTCGATGATGGACTTCCTGTTCAGCGGTGTCCTGGTGAAGTTCCCGACGCTCAAACTGGCGTACAGCGAGGGGCAGATGGGCTGGATCCCGTACGCCCTCGAACGCGCCGACACCGTCTGGGAGGAGCACCGCGCGTGGGGCGGGGTGCGCGACACGATCCCCGAGCCGCCGTCCATGTACTACTACCGGCAGATGTACTGCTGCTTCTTCCGCGACCAGCACGGCGTCGCGTCCCTGGACGTCGTCGGCCGGGACAACGCCACCTTCGAGACCGACTACCCGCACGTCGACTCGACCTTCCCGCACACCAAGGAGGTCGCCCTCGACCATGTGAAGGGCCTCGACGACGAGACCGTCTACAAGCTGATGCGCGGCAACGCCATCCGCATGCTCGACCTGGATCTCGACAGGGATCTCGACAGGGATCTCGGCAAGGGCCCCGGCGAGTAA
- a CDS encoding acyl-CoA dehydrogenase family protein → MDLSYTAEEEQFRAELRRWLATVLPTLPTKPSPDDWPGRRAYDLGWQRRLYDAGYADVHWDASPTLRLIFLEETEKAGAPYVGAGFVGLLHAGPTIAAEGTDEQRARWLPPILRGDEVWCQGFSEPEAGSDLAALRTRAWRDGDDYVVSGSKIWTSHAEVADWCELLVRTDPAAPKHRGISWLAMPMDAPGITVRPLRTLAGSAEFAEVFLDEVRVPVGNRVGAENDGWRVTMVTLSFERGTAFVGEVVACRRVLRELAVEARKNGRWDDPALRRRLGALNAEFRALWRLTQWNVSEAEARGGVPGVGASVFKLRYSQVRQDLYDAAAEVLGEGALDLRAPWVVDRLSSLSYTIAAGTSQIQQNIVAERILGLPKGR, encoded by the coding sequence ATGGACCTGTCGTACACCGCGGAAGAGGAGCAGTTCCGCGCGGAGTTGCGGCGCTGGCTGGCCACCGTACTGCCCACGCTGCCGACCAAGCCGTCCCCGGACGACTGGCCGGGCCGCCGCGCCTACGACCTGGGCTGGCAGCGCAGACTGTACGACGCCGGGTACGCGGACGTGCACTGGGACGCCTCGCCGACCCTGCGGCTGATCTTCCTGGAGGAGACCGAGAAGGCCGGAGCGCCCTATGTGGGCGCAGGGTTCGTCGGGCTGCTGCACGCCGGGCCGACCATAGCCGCCGAGGGGACCGACGAGCAGCGGGCGCGCTGGCTGCCGCCGATCCTGCGCGGGGACGAGGTGTGGTGCCAGGGGTTCAGCGAGCCCGAGGCCGGCTCCGACCTCGCGGCGCTGCGCACGCGCGCGTGGCGGGACGGGGACGACTACGTGGTGAGCGGCTCCAAGATATGGACCTCGCACGCCGAAGTCGCCGACTGGTGCGAGCTGTTGGTGCGGACGGACCCCGCGGCGCCCAAGCACCGGGGGATCAGCTGGCTCGCGATGCCGATGGACGCGCCGGGGATCACCGTACGGCCGCTCAGGACCCTCGCCGGGTCCGCCGAGTTCGCCGAGGTGTTCCTCGACGAGGTGCGGGTGCCGGTCGGCAACCGGGTCGGGGCCGAGAACGACGGCTGGCGCGTGACCATGGTGACGCTGTCCTTCGAACGCGGCACGGCCTTCGTGGGCGAGGTCGTCGCCTGTCGGCGCGTGCTGCGCGAACTCGCCGTGGAGGCACGGAAGAACGGGCGCTGGGACGATCCGGCGCTCAGGCGGCGGCTGGGGGCCCTCAACGCCGAGTTCCGGGCGTTGTGGCGGCTCACTCAGTGGAATGTGAGCGAGGCGGAGGCGCGGGGCGGGGTGCCGGGGGTGGGGGCGTCGGTCTTCAAACTGCGGTATTCGCAGGTGCGGCAGGACCTGTACGACGCGGCGGCGGAGGTTTTGGGGGAGGGGGCGTTGGACTTGAGGGCGCCCTGGGTGGTGGACCGGTTGTCGTCGTTGTCGTACACCATCGCGGCCGGGACCTCGCAGATTCAGCAGAACATTGTGGCGGAGCGGATTCTGGGGCTGCCGAAGGGGCGGTGA